Sequence from the Ammospiza caudacuta isolate bAmmCau1 chromosome 9, bAmmCau1.pri, whole genome shotgun sequence genome:
AAGGGAGGGGGAAGACATTGGAAAAACGTGTGCAGGGGACTCCAGCAGCAAGATGGTAAAAGTAGGGGAAAAACAAAGTCTTCCCCTGGGCTGCTTGTGGTTGCAGCAATATTCATGCAACTGGTGGAAGCTTGCCACTGCTATTCCAGCACATGGAGCCCATTCAGGAGTTGACATCTCCTTGAGGTGAAGGCTTTAAGAACCTGTTCTCTTTTGCTGCTGTCTTATGCAGGCTGTATGTGGAATGGAAAACTGTATCCCTTTGGACACATTGACAGGACAGAAGATTGCTACCGATGCGACTGTTACGAAAGTTCAATGGAATGCTGTACCATGTAAGTTTGAAATTCTTGGTATCATCATTGCCTGTAGGATGACCACAGCTTTCCATTGCTGGGGATAAATGTGTTTGTAAGGGCACAAAAGAGGCTTTATTCACCCGTGTTACAGAGCTTGTGAAAGCCACATGCAGCTGTTGATTTTTTGCATCCTTAGCTGTGTTTGCCtttcctcattttctgctgACTGGGAGTGGACACAAGCCCTTCCAGGCACATCCAGTTGGTGATTGCCTTTAATTTTTAAGGAACCTGTGAACCTCTCTTTGACGACAGTTGTCTTTCATTAGCTGAGGAAGTGGGGGTAGGTGACTTAAGTGAGGTTTCCCTAAAGAGCTTCTGGTGATCTGAATCCCTTTCCTGAAGTGCTTTTCTCCAGTGAATATGCTAAACATACAATGACAAGACTCTGCTCTGAAGTATTTCTCCagccttctcctttccttctcctgctttCTCAAAAGCCCAACATACCTCAATGATGATCTTTGTTTTTATTCAGATGGCACAGTCTACCAGGGAGCAGCCACCAAATTGtatgcaaagaggaaaaaatgaaaaaggaaataatgaaaaattaaaggaaaaaaggaaagatgcCAAGCCCATGCTTATGCTACTGCAGAGTGCTGTGCTACCAGTGCCTTTGCTAGTTCTGAGCATCCTGGAAGATCTTCACAGTGCAATGCACAGGGCATAATTTGAGgctctgtgcagctgtgtgGTACTCAGCAAGCTCAGCTGCCCTTAGGCATGGTTTGACCTGTCTCACTGAGCAGTATTTCAAGCTATAATGATTGAAGTATTGAATCTTTTATTGCTCTCAAGCTAACatctgctttctctttgcctctgacagctctgccacttCTTTTGATTATGACAGTAAGAAATGTAAAGTTGTTTTCAAGAGGAAGTTCTGTCGCTATGATGTGGTGCAGAGGGACGACCCCTCACAGCCGTGTTTTGTTTTTGTCGCTGCCGGCTAACACCTGCTCCAAACCTCTCTGCATTGTGTCCTATGGATGCTTTGACACCCCAGAGAAGCACGATGATATGGGGAAATCTCATAAAACAGAGCACTTCAGTAGCTGCCTTCTGACCTCCTAAGTGTTGCAATTCAACTTATCAGATGCATAATTAGATAGAGTACCTCATTTCTCTCATTATTGCATTTATTGGCTACAATAAACTGAGATGAAACATCCATAAATGATTCAAATTGATGTTAAGTTTTTGCAGTGACATTGGGAAACGCCACCTTCTTGGACAAAGAAATGCATTTGGCTCTCTACTCTGACAAGGTGGGCACCATTACCCTGGCACAAGCCACTCTCATGGTTTTCAGGTTCTCTTTTAGCCAGATGTCAAAATCCATTATCATTTGGAAGTGATGCACTATTTGGGACATGCTCTACCATGGCTCCTCTTCAGTGTGCACAGACTCTTGGTAAGGCCTGTGCTGCTAACACCTCAGAAAAGTGACTGAGAATGAGAGATCATCGTCCCCattctcccctttttcccttgttttcaTCATCATCCCCCATCACTGGCAGTGACTGCTCATGTGCATTGCCCACTGTGACCAGGCCTGTGGTTTAAAGCAATGCTAAGCTTTAAACTCTGGTACTCTGATTTGTCCTCTGCCAAGCCCTGATCCTGAATGTCTGCACAcactgtgctgctttagtggtTCTTGTCCACTTTGAGAAAGGGATCTGGATCAGCCTGTGGAGATGTGCTTCCTCATGGCAGCAGAGGTGGAGCTACTGACAATGCAGATGCCTTCTGTCTCTTCAGTACAGCAATTCCCCACATTCACAGGGGACTGAAGCTCAGCttcaaagcagggcttggaaatcAGATCTCGCACCTGGTAAAATCCCTAGGGTCCTAAATCTGCCCACATATATGGGACCAGACAGCAACGCCCTGTTAAATGCTGCCTCTACATGGAGGCCTCCACTTCAGAATTGGATATTAAAAAGCCACAACAGTCTGTAGTTAACTGTTCCATGGTTTAATAAGAAACACACCTTCCAAAACAAGTGGATTGTTTAGTGAAGTTCCGTGATCACAACAAATCTGCTGTCTTGTAATAGTATGAGGTTACACACAGGAGAGCATTCTTAGTGCAGGGATCCTCATTTGGCCCCAAATCAAGAGTCAATCTACATTTATCCAGCAGGGGTATTTCCTTCACAAGACAATCAATCACAAGACAATCTGTCTCTGTGAGCATTTATTAGAATCAGAAAGGTTTAATGGGGTGTATTTTGTCTGGCTTTGGTGATTTGCTTATGaactttttttaaaggtttctaAAACCTGCAAGTAACATACCTTggattggggaaaaaaatccaagtatTTTGCAGGCACTGGTACTACATACTTCACATTTTAAAGTTCTCTATGCTGCAGGCTGGATATCAGTCTGCATAGCTCTGTGTTTCTGTACAGCTGGTTCCTGTAAAGATGAGAAATGTGAGAGGCCAGACTGAAGAGTCAGCTCAGCTTTTCCAAGTATAAACATTCACATTTACCTTCTTAAAATCTTGACACCCATTCACTGATTCCATCCCATCATTCCTCTAAGTGGAGCATGTGGAAAATAAGATTTGCATGTTGattaacattttaaagcaaGTCTTGCCCAAAAGGGTTTTGTGTCCTGCAGGAGAGGAACAGTTTTGAAATTTGTCCTGAATGACTTTTCTAGTTTTATACTACTTCCTGTCAAAATTAGAGAGAACCCAGCCTCAGCTGATGCACCTGAAGGAAAGTTCTTGCTTAGAGAAAAAACAGCCAGAGCTTCTAAGGGAAGTTGTATTTTGAGCATGGAGGTCAAAGACTTCCTACCTAAGTAGCTCACAGAAATGCATCTTGAGAAAATATGGTTTTCAGAATTTAggcatttattaatttttttttgtataaagaatttaatgaaataaaaaacttGGATTATCCTGAGAGATTACTTTTTAGTGTGAAGCAGTGAGAAGTGCAGACATCAAGATTAATATCCAGCTTGTTGTAGCCTGGAACTGTGCCATGTGACATTGAAGTATTTCAGAATTCCAAATAATTTTCCTAGCAAAGCCTcacaaataaggaaagaaaatatttcttctaaaatCTATGAAAATGAATTTGTTTCCTTATAACTTATTTTGGCAGAAAAGAAGGAGAATTCTTGTAATGGGATCGAGCTTCAGCTGAGGTCTCAGTGTTCAGAGGTTTTGATCCTGGTAGAGGCCAAGCACCTTTGTTATCTTTCAGcgcacacctcagcactgacAGTGAGGATGCAAAGATCTGGCAGAAGCTCCATCTGCTATTAACACCAAATGCACCACTCAGTATGTTCCAGCCCTCTGACGGCAGGCAGGATTTGGCATGCATTTCTGCCCCACCTAAAAATCACCTGGCTGAATAATGCTGTCTACAGCTTAGCTATCAATATTTGTTTCCCATCAGAAAGGCACTTTTTCTAATCATATTTTTTCTAAGGAATTTAAATTTCTGGAGTCAGCAATTTACCCAGGTTGGTGCTctacaaaaccaaacattttccCATTGCCAGCTGGAAAAATTTCAGAGATTTATTTGGATGTTACAAAATACCTGCATTTGCATGGAGCAGGCTTTTTCCCCTCCACCTAGACTTGAACTGCACAACATACAGGCAGCATAAAGTATTTGCTCTCTGATTCCACATAAAGAACTTCAGCTTTCTCAGGAAACCTAGAGCTCTTTGGAAGCCAGGCATTCCACAATGGTAAGTCCAAGGTTTAGATTGGTTTGAGTGTTTTTGTAATGGGGATACAGATAGGTATTTGATTTAAAACAGCAAAGGAGAGCATTTAAGAAAACCATCTAGTTACACATTTTAAATGTGGCTACATTGTATTAGAAACCTGCAAAGACAGGAAGACACCTCTTGGAAGATTACTGTGAATTTTGCTCTTTGCATTGGAATTCTTTGCAAGAAGCTGTACAGTCTTTCCTTGCTGTTATCCTTTCCTCAGAAATGTTTGTGAAAATATTCAGAGTTTTTGAAACATTTAGGACCATTCTTTTAAAACTTATAAATGTGAAGCACAGTCTAATATATTGTCCTATTGCAACAAAAAACGTGCACATATATagtctgtgttttttttctgtttttcattttgatCCCTCAAATTGCGTACACTTCTAACTCTTCAAGCTTCCAAATGTGTATGCAGAATCTAAATAAACAGTTAGGTACTGATAAATAGACCAACATAGTCCTATGGCCTGGTTCTCCTGTGATTTGTGCTCACATAATCCCAAAGGTACAGACATCAAGAAGTGCCTTTGATGAGCATCTCAGCAATGGCATAGGTTCTacagaggaggcagcagtgtCTGTAATATATGTTGATTCGTAAAGCGGGGAGAAATTTCCATTTGCTTCTTTCTCTTTACAGAAGAGCTTTCTGGCTTTCCTTGTTGCAGTGGGCACCATCGTGACCCTGGCTGATGCAGGCTGCAGAACTTCACTTCAGGTTCCAGGGAGGCCCTTCAGAGGTAGAAACAAGGAAGATCCTCTGACCTGATTGCTCTGTGGTAACTTGGCTCTCTGTGGAACTGCCAGGAAGGGCACAAAATACAAGGGAGGGGAAAGACAGTGCAAAAACAGAAATAGGGGTATCCCGCAGCAAGATGgtaaaagcaggggaaaaacaaaGTCTTCCCCTGGGCTGCTTGTGGTTGCAGCAATAATCCTGCAACTGGTGGTAGCTTGCCACTGCTATTCCCGCACATGGAGCTCATTCAGGAGTTGACATCTCCTTTAGGTGAAGGCTTAAAGAACCTGTtctgttttgctgctgtctTATGCAGGCTGTATGTGGAATGGAAAACTGTATCCCTTTGGACACATTGACAGGACAGAAGATTGCTACCAATGCAACTGTGACGAACGTGCAATGCATTGCTGTACCATGTAAGTTTGAAATTCTTGGTATCATCATTGCCTGTAGGCTGACCACAGCTTTCCATTCCTGGGGATAAATGGGTTTGTAAGGGTACAAGAGAGCTTTTTCTCACCCATGTCACAGAGCTTGTGAGTGCCACATATAGCTGTCGATTGTTTCTATCCTTAGCTGTGTTTGCCtttcctcattttctgctgACTGGGAGTGGACACAAGCCCTTCCAGGCACATCCAGTTGGTGCTTGCCTTTAATTTTTAAGGAACTTGTGAACCTCTCTTTCACTACAGCTGTCTTTCATTATCTCAGGAAGCGAGGGTAGGTGACTTAAGTGAGGTTTCCCTAAAGAGCTTCTGGTGATCTGAATCCCTTTCCTGACGTGCTTTTCTCCAGTGAATATGCTGAACATAGAATGACAAGGCTCTGATCTGAAGCATTTCtccagccttctcctctccttctcctgctttCTCAAAAGCCCAAAATACCATGATGATGATCTTTGTCTTTATTCAGAGGGAGCAGTCTATCAGGGAGCAGCCACCAAATTGTATGCAAAGTGGAAATAATGAAAAGttaaaggaaaatggaaagatgCCAAGCCCATGCTTATGTCACTGCagagtgctgtgctgagcatcctGGAAGATCTTCACAATGCAGTGCACAGGGCATCATTTAAGGCTCTGGAAGCTGCAGCTGTGTGGTGCCCAGCAAGCTCAGCTGCCCTTAGGCATGGTTTGACCTGTCTCTCTGAGTTGTAGTTCAAGCTATAATCACTGAAGTATTGAATCTTTTATTGCTCTCAAGCTaacatttgctttctctttgcctctGACAGCTTTTTCATTCCTGGTTCTTATGACAAAGAGAAATGTAAAGTTGTTTTCAACAAGAAGCGCTGTCGCTATGATGTCCTGCAGAGGGATGACCCCTCACAGCCGTGTTCTTCTGGCTTTTCTGGAGTGTTGTAACCCCTGCTCTAAACCTCTCTGCACTGGGGAGTTTCTCTGCTTCCTACAGATGCTTTGCCATCACAGAGAAGCACGACATGAGGAAATCTCATAAGAGAGCACTTCAGTAGCTGCCTTCTGACCTCCTAAGTGTTTTAATTTAGCTTACCAGATGCATAATCAGATAGTGTCTTATTTCTTAATATTAGTTGTGAAAACTTTTTGTTTTAACTGATTTATAGATGTTTAGTtaactttttaattaaataggATTTCATTCTACTAGTTTCCTTTTTTCAacctgtatttatttattttcaaattagaCCCTTATTACCTGTAAGGTCCCAAGAGTTTCTGTATAATCTGGGCGCCAGTTTTCTTACAGATTAAGATGACTTTCTTAGTGCAAGAAGATTTTGAATATGAACAGCTCAGCACAAACAAGAGCTGGCACTTGAGAAGAAAGAATTAATTCTCATGGGTTTACCCGGCCAAGGAAATGTAGAGCCTTGTCTCATAGACTCCAGAGTATAAACTGTATTCACTGACACCCAAAAATTGCatgtaaatgtttttaaaaagacatttttagtCTCAAGGTGCAATTGTATTGGTTTTTCTATTACTAGTGTAGCTGGTAATACtgaaacttcctttttttcccccctctaaataaaactaatttaGCAATGAAACTCAGGAGTCTTTCATCTCCTTTGCTCCAAGCTGGGAAATGCTCAAGAACATTGGCCACAGGTGATTTTTactggtttgggattttttgttcaTGAGATTGTCCATCTGCAGGAAAGTAGATTAATACATCACTCATCCtctgaattttttattatttttgcaccaccaaaaattaatgaaatgtGTAAGGCAGAAAGAGAGAGGTACCAATTCTGTTTTCCATCCTTCACAGAAATGAGACAAAAGAAAACCTTGTTGAATTTTGCTAACTTCCTCAAAAATCCCATCagaaattcctctccaaatgagaaatatttttgtgttggtAAAACACTGGAGAATAagtttttcctatttttatatCCACAGGTTATACCATACAAAAGCTCCTTAGAAACAACCCATTATTGTCAGAGTGGGTCCAAATTTCAGATTCTAAAGATTTTATAGCACTCAAATTCAACCTGTTGACACCTATACCACACATGTATTTAATCTGCTGCATATTTCACATTTTAAggatttcaaaaataaaatgctaGCTGtcattttgtgaaaaaaaaaattacatgaaaCTTGTTGTATTTTCTACCCTGTTTCAGGTGGCCATTCCTTTTTGCTTTCTCAAAGAGGCGGAAAGCAATTCTCCTAGCCCCAGTTTGCTCTCAGAAAGTGATACATTACTTTCAAGAAGTACTCCAAGACATTGTGGGGGTTTTACAGCAGGGTTTCCTGGGCTTATTTTTCACACCACTGCATAGTGCATACTGTTATTACAAAAGAAACAGTCCAAGAAAAATTCTGGTAAAACCTGCCAGAGATGCAAGTCACAAAATCTCTCATGGTGTTCTGTTCTAGTTCCTGCCCATCTCAATCAGACAGGAAGGGTGTAGGACTAGAAATGGCAGGAAGCGGAATTTGACACATTacagaggaaaacagcaaagaaaaaagagaagaggtcCCAAAAGCCAAGACATTCTTTGGATTTGGCGGAAGAATTCTGTGGTTGCTCTCCCCATCCCAGTCTGTTCTGAGACCTGCAGAAATAACTTCCAACCATGGCATTTAGTCTTCGTGGAATCAGTAGCTAACAggtttaaaaatggaaaaaagagagCTGAAGTATAGTGTAGGAGGGATATACACAAAATTAACTGAATTTCCCCAGAAATAAGTTTAAAGGATGCTGAACTAAATAACTGTTGGTATGAAATAGAAGTTAAAACTTCTTTCATTTTGTGCATGCATGGGCAGCTTGTGGGACAGATGAGCAGATAATTTGCTACCACCTGGAGGAACAAAGGCACACTCCCAGTGCCAGAGTGGCCAGAGCAGTGCTCACTGTTGCACCACGTAAgttctgcaaaagcagaggcACTACTGGACAGAGCTACAGCAATGCTCCAACCTGCCACCCTTCCTACATCTAACTCCGGAAGTCATGGCTCCACAAAAAGTCTTTCTCACATATATATGGTTTTCATTTGCTTAATCAGCTGCAGGGTCAAGATAACAAGCTGTGTTTGGAATcactgtgggttttttaatttgtggaATACACCTTTCTCTCATTATTCTGGTTCACTGAAGACTTCTCAGAATTTTTTTACTACACATCTTGAGACGGAAGGTAGGAGTGCAGGATATTTAACTTTTCCCATAAGCTAGAGATACCTTTATTTCTGAATCTACCACTCCTATTAATTTTGATTTACTGCCTCTGGACTTTTCTTGCTGGTACAGTATCTGTGGCCATCTCCCTCAGTTCTACCCACACTTCAGAGATGGAGGTTGCCTTGTTGCAAGCATGGCCTGGTATTTGTGATTGGCCCTTTAGATCTTTTTGTCTGTCCCTATGTCCCTTGCTTAGCACTGATCCTTCGTCCTGGGATCATGATCTGACAGGATTTTCCAGGCTAGCTGAGAAATTATCACgtgttttaaaaatgcatttgcacCAAGACAAAAAACTAGGTGTTTCTCATCCCACTAAAACTGCATtgaattaaaactgaaattcagcTCGGGGACGGGGACTTGGCTACACATGGAAGAAGGCAGGTGTGTTCAGATCAGAGAAGAAATGATATTATTGTCTCAATCTTGGGTCACACAGGTTGAATTGAAGTCTCAATTCAAGTTTCTGCTCGGCCATCTGTTACCTGGGACAAATTGCTCGCAGTGCCTGTGTAACTTGCTATAAAATTTATACAATTCTTTGATAATTCCTGTCCTGGGAGAGATCTGAGGGCCTAGGCTTTGAGATTTGTGGGTATATGAACCTCAGACTTAAGAAAAGTGTCTCCACCAGGATAAAACTTCCTTCTACCACCTTTACAATATGTTCTTGTGTAAACAGTGCACTGTATATTTTAGTGTTTGCATGTGCCTTTCCTTAACACAGTTATCCTTTCTCACACACAAATGTGACAGACCTTAATAAAGTAAAACCAATGTACATTATACACAACGTTGTCAGTTTAATGTCAAGAagagtttatttgtaaaatcaTGTTTACTTATGATCTGTGAGCTGAAATGCTTCATGCTTCCTCTTGTTCTTCCCCTCTCAATAGTGGTGATAGTCAACATACTGGGTTTAGTGACTAGATACACAAACTGCTGTAATGGGTCCTGCACTTACTCTCCCACACAGGAACCTCACATTCTTGATCCCTCTCAAGAATCTGCCTGAGAATTTGCCTGAGAAGCAAAATATTGAATGCCAAGTACATAAcatgcaagaagaaaaaaaattaaatagctcAGTAATTTTAACAGAATAAATGCAGTGCAATTTGATGGTCCTTTTATTCCAAAATATCATGGAACATTTGTTCCAGATCACCTCTGAGGACATGGAGTGGAGGAGCCAATACCTTGAGCAGGATTCTATGCTACTTGCCACAGTATTGTCAGCCTAGAGAAAATTGTTACTTCTCAATACCTAAAGGTTACAAAGAGCCAGCATGAAAACCTAGGGCACATCCTTAGGCATCTCACAGGTGTTCATCAATTAGGtcaggcagcacaggagcaggactTGAGAAGGGATGCTGTGAACTCTCTCCATCTTGACTGAACCAGCACCAAAGGCAGCTTTGGCCTAGGATCAGGGATCACTGTCCTACTGtgcctttccccctcccctttaaatggaaaatgaacAGTCTGAAACACTGACAGCATCCCAAACCACAATGCTGTTCAACTGGCTTCATACAGATTTCTGGGAGATTCAAAGGGGATATGTGGACTGTTGATTTCAATATTGAAATTCCTAGGACTGACATGTCCACTCCACTGATTAGGAGTCAAGGGTATGGTAGTTATCCTCCATTTCAGGGCAGGGTGTAAATCAGCACTGCCGAGTCTAACTTACTATGGACAGGCTGATTGTCACAGCTCCATCAAACACCTGCAAGCACTGCATCTCTTTTCTGTCATCCTGAAGAGTGATAGTCCAGTAACTTTAGGAAAACCAATTTACCCAACTTTGAGTTGAAAGCCAGCTAAGATGTCACTGGAAGTAGTGGTCTCACTGTGACCTGCTTTGCACTAATTCTGGCCTTCTCTCATGGACCTCCTGAGCTACCTCTCAGCTCTGGAGTTTGGGTAGAGGATGTGGAGTAGCCAACCCAACTTGGAGTTCTGCCTCTACTCCCAAAACCACACAAGAAGTCACCACAGTTATGCAGGCAGAGTAATTAATTCAGGTATTGCAAACTGTGCAGCTCTGGTAACAAGGGATAAACTTCATCACCAAGAAGAGCCACAAAGTTTGAAATACTTGCACCTTGTAGGTGAAAGCTAAGCAAAAGGAGACCATACTGGACCTCTTTGCTATCAAATTACTGTCCTTGGAAAGTGTGTCTGCCCCTGACATATACAGCGtctgcagaaaaggagcagTTTCTCACTGTttacaagaattaaaaaataaaatatgtaatgCCTATTTCTTCATAGAGGACCTGAGCATGTGGCTCTTCTACATGAtggaaagctgaagaagaaagaaaacgGTTACCTAGTTTAAAATGGTTACCCATGTTTTAAACCCTAGATGGATGAAACTAAGCATGCAATTTTGTTGTGATTGACAACCATCATGTCTCTAATGGTTTTCTCAGGGCAAGTGCTAATATTCCTTCTAGGCTTGAAAAGTGCTTCCTGTAATTGCCTCCCAACTCTGGTGTGGCACAAAAGCCACGCCTATTTTTCCAGAGTCTGTCAGAACAAACCTTTCTTCCTGTGTGTAATTGCCTTATCTTAATGCCCACCCCATGAAGTCATTTTGCAGAACCTTCATTGGTGCTGGACATGCGTGGTCAGTTTGCTCAAGGGCTGTTATCACAAATTCCCTCTCTATATAAGGTCTCTGAGAAAATGAGCTTTCCATCTCCCCTCTGGAAGTCTCATAATTCTGCAAGAATGGTGAGTCCTTACATCTTGTACTGTAAAAGACCATGGTATATTGCTATGGATTTTAAAGGAGATTCTGTTGGATTTATCTCAGTACTTGGCACATTATGAAACTTGGAGAAtgtataaattctgtgttatgAGAGCAAGAGTCAAAGAGAGGCAAAGGCAGGTAAGAACTTAGGGTCAAAAATCAGGATTACATCTGAGCACTTCCCTGAACtcaaaaaaaaggtattttgatttttactCCTTTGTCACTCTGATGCAGGTTGGTGGGTTTTAACCTCTCTTCTGCAAAATGAAACACTAAATTTTCCTCCTCTCATCTCTCAGTAGTGACTTCTTTTTATAAGTCACCAGTCCTATTCTGTCTGAAACAACACAGTTACAGTATGTGTATGTGATTGTTTATTCCTGGTCTACCCGGAATAAACATTTCTTCTCTTGCCCTTCAAACATTTCAAACTAATATTGAAACTTCAGCTGAATTTTCAGAAACAAACCTCACTAACAAAGGTCACAGAATATAGAATTACCTAGGTTGTAAGTGACACCTGCAAGTAAGGTACAGGGCCAAGACCTGAGTATTCAACTTCAGCTAAAGTTATTTCACTTGTTCCTAATCTTTCAATATTAGGATGAAACATTCTGTAGTTCTACAGACTGCGATAAAGAAGTTTTTGCAACTGTGAAAGTAGTGGAAAAAACAGTTGATGACTGAGCCTATAGATAAAAAAAGGACTAGAAAATTTAATGGGTAATGCAAAGGAATGGAACACACATTTTTCACAAACAGTATCTGGGTCTAGCAGTCAATGCTTGATGTTAACAACTTGGAAAGACAGACATTTTCTCTGCTCCCATGTGatgctctgcctctgcttcttCAAAAGGTTCCGTATTCCTGATAAGTGTGTTAAAGTATCTAAACTGCAAAAGAGAATTGGATTTT
This genomic interval carries:
- the LOC131561530 gene encoding beta-microseminoprotein-like; translation: MKSFLAFLVAVGTIVTLADAYCITALQVPGRPFRGCMWNGKLYPFGHIDRTEDCYRCDCYESSMECCTISATSFDYDSKKCKVVFKRKFCRYDVVQRDDPSQPCFVFVAAG
- the LOC131561225 gene encoding beta-microseminoprotein-like; amino-acid sequence: MKSFLAFLVAVGTIVTLADAGCRTSLQVPGRPFRGCMWNGKLYPFGHIDRTEDCYQCNCDERAMHCCTIFFIPGSYDKEKCKVVFNKKRCRYDVLQRDDPSQPCSSGFSGVL